A segment of the Acidimicrobiales bacterium genome:
CGACGACCGGACCGGGCTGCTCGCCCGCACCGGCCGCAGGTGCCACATCCCGGACCACCGCGGTGGTGGCCGGCGCAGCGGGCTGCAGCGACTGCGGGGCCGGGGCGGTCGTGCCCGGGGCGGTGAGCAGGGGGACGGTGACGGGCGGCAGGGTGACCGTCGGGACGGTGACCTCCGGCAGCACCGTCACGGGCGGGAGCTCGAGCCCCGGCACGGAGACGGGCGGCAGGGTGACGGGAGACACGGTGAGCAACGGTGGGGCGGTCGTCGACGTGGTCAGCGCGTCGGGGAGCTCGACCGCGGTGGTGGCCGCAGCCGGTCCCCAGCCGGCCACGAGGGCGGCACAGGTGACGGCCGCCAGCCAGAGGCCGGACGCCTTCGCCCACGTCGTACCGAACGCCCGCCTTGCTCGCAACCCGCCGACCCTCCCGATACCTCGGCCACGTACGGCATCGGCACGTCGGAGGGCCGGCTTGAGCTGTTCGACGCGGGCAACTCGCGAGTACAACTGCGGGTGTGGATGCAGATGTGAGCGCGCCGGCGCACGACGGTGCGGGCACGGGACTGACCCGGCTCGTCCATGAGGTGCGAAACGTCGGTGTCGGGGACCGCACAGCGTTCGACGAGGGGACGCTCACGGTGTCGAGGGCCGACGCGGCCGCCGTCCTGGCCGATCCGGCCCTCGCAGAGGTCCGCCTGTCCTGGGTGTCGCCGGGCGATCCGGCGAGGATCGTCAAGGTCCTCGATGCCGTCGAGCCCCGCACGAAGGGTCCCGGGGGCGGCGGGATCTTTCCCGGCTTCGTTGGCCCCGCCCTGCCCCAGGGCCGCGGCACGACCCACGTGCTGCGGGGTGCCTCCGTGGTCACGGCCGGCTTCGTGCCGCGGGCGCAGGAGGCGGTGGTCGACATGTCGGGCCCGGCCGCCCAGCTGTCCCCACTGGGCACCACACACAATCTGGTGGTCGAGTTCACCCCGGCGCCCGACGCGGCGTGGGAGGCAGTGTACGGGGCCCTGCGGAAGGGCTCCCTCGCCCTGGCCGCCCGGTTGGCCGAGACTGCCCTCGACGCCGAGCCGGACGCCGTGGAGGAGCTCCCGGGTCTGCCCGAGGCGAGCGAGCGGGGACTGCCCCGTGTGGCCGCCATCACCAACCTCCAGACGCAGGGCGCGTTCAAGGAGGTCTTCGTGTACGGGCGCAGCTGGGCAGCCGCCCTGCCCACGCTCATCGACCCGAACGACCTCGACGACGGCGCCGTGGTCAGCGGCCAGCTCGGCCACCCCAGCCTCAAGAACCCCACGTGGGTGTTCCAGAACCACCCCGTCGTCGCCGCCCTGCGGGCCCGCAACGGCGTCGATCTCCTCTGCGCCGGCGTGGTCCTGTCTCCCGAGCCCGTCGACGCCGTCAACAAGGAGCTGGTCAGCGCCCATGCGGCGCGGCTGTGCAAGGCGGCCGGGTTCGACGCCGTCATCGTCACCAAGGAGGGCGGCGGCAACGCCGACGCCGACATGGCGCTGAAGATGGACGCTCTCGAGGACCTCGGGATCCCGACGGTCGGGCTCTTCGCCGAGATGGCCGGGACGGAGGGCACCGGCCCGTCCATCGTCGTGCCGCCCACCAAGGCCACGGCCATGGTGAGCACCGGCAACTACGACGAGCGCCTGGCCCTGCCCGCCATGGAGCGGGTGCTGGGCGGCGACCGGGTCGACGTGGCCGGCGCCGCCGCCCTCGACGCCTTCGAGCTCCCCACCGCCGCCGTGTACTGCTCGCTCAGCCCTCTGGGCTGGGGACGCCTCACCTGTCAGGAGCCCCTGTGACCCGGGTCGTCCATTACCTCAACCAGTTCTTCGCCGGCCTCGGTGGAGAGGACACGGCCACCGTGCCGCCGGCGTCCAAGGAGGGCGCCGTCGGCCCCGGTCGCAAGCTGGGCCAGCTCCTCGGCGACGACTTCGAGATCGTGGCCACCGTCTGGTGCGGCGACGACCACGCCGCCGGCGCCGAGGTCATCGACGACCTGAT
Coding sequences within it:
- a CDS encoding glycine/sarcosine/betaine reductase component B subunit; amino-acid sequence: MDADVSAPAHDGAGTGLTRLVHEVRNVGVGDRTAFDEGTLTVSRADAAAVLADPALAEVRLSWVSPGDPARIVKVLDAVEPRTKGPGGGGIFPGFVGPALPQGRGTTHVLRGASVVTAGFVPRAQEAVVDMSGPAAQLSPLGTTHNLVVEFTPAPDAAWEAVYGALRKGSLALAARLAETALDAEPDAVEELPGLPEASERGLPRVAAITNLQTQGAFKEVFVYGRSWAAALPTLIDPNDLDDGAVVSGQLGHPSLKNPTWVFQNHPVVAALRARNGVDLLCAGVVLSPEPVDAVNKELVSAHAARLCKAAGFDAVIVTKEGGGNADADMALKMDALEDLGIPTVGLFAEMAGTEGTGPSIVVPPTKATAMVSTGNYDERLALPAMERVLGGDRVDVAGAAALDAFELPTAAVYCSLSPLGWGRLTCQEPL